One window of the Sparus aurata chromosome 7, fSpaAur1.1, whole genome shotgun sequence genome contains the following:
- the ptpn22 gene encoding tyrosine-protein phosphatase non-receptor type 22 — protein MEHQAWILRSFLAQLERQEAGDEEGPNGIAGEFIRLKSLSTKYRIDKTFPTKAAEKQDNIKKNRYKDIVPFDHSRVKLTLTTSKNDTDYINANFIKGVSGSRAYIATQGPLAHTVLDFMRMLWEYNVKVIVMACREFEMGKKKCERYWPQKQEQPFVCEPFTVYCDSEESKGDYLSRTLRVTYRNSSRTLKQLHYVNWPDHGVPDSIPPILELLEEMRSIQAHDDIPICIHCSAGCGRTGALCVIDYTWNLLKNQMITPDFSIYDLVQNMRTQRPSLVQTKEQYELVYRTIKVLFEKYLQSADAQTCRNEVTVIPSAPPSDPVSELAALAEDLDLLPQLQQLLDEERNSLQQYHPLFAPASENLISLTDQQQWYLTETHPEALATTQDPQQGFRTSPILLHASQRAPAAEDGIPESYDVPSLNPPPSPAVAAALCLMVEDPYFDSPLSSPSSEEAPVDSTQNDKQWTLSPIFSTPSLCLNDQTLEQTSPASGSKDSDVEVPPPLPQRTPESYELAVDAEDSDPCERLMVIFPPNAAAEAVRELGGSPPSPVPPLPERTPESFELAIDLAPVEQKPEISPAANLNRIGMSSEWSGDSKPAATASQDEVKPWVRSKSLRAKMTFTAHPDVASSTTSDLHPYCPPLDAVTPPLLPQTEESLTPPLPDRTPESFVLTTEEIPKKPALCPQLLETPHPSPRVGLSSEWDGSSQPKKFLDGVMNRSKSVRAKSSRQEPLTVAPQLSSPPVVVAEGGSAQVGQDEANRRPSLNTSGNKADKSSEKGMSRSKSLKFFRHKQKPKVAPPPIPTQPDAPQQSYGASSSVFKFGFGNRFGKPKGPRTYPETWV, from the exons ATGGAGCATCAAGCCTGGATACTGAGGAGCTTCCTGGCCCAGCTGGAGAGACAGGAGGCTGGGGACGAGGAGGGACCAAATGGCATTGCCGGGGAGTTTATA aggtTGAAAAGCCTGTCGACTAAGTACCGCATTGACAAGACCTTCCCCACCAAGGCAGCAGAGAAGCAGGATAACATCAAGAAGAACCGATACAAGGACATTGTTCCCT TCGACCACAGCAGAGTCAAGCTCACCCTCACCACATCTAAAAATGACACGGACTACATCAACGCCAATTTCATCAAG GGGGTGTCAGGTTCCCGGGCCTACATCGCCACTCAAGGTCCTCTAGCTCACACAGTTCTGGACTTCATGAGGATGCTTTGGGAGTACAACGTAAAG GTCATAGTGATGGCCTGTCGAGAGTTTGAGATGGGAAAG aaAAAGTGTGAGCGCTACTGGCCGCAGAAACAAGAGCAGCCGTTTGTTTGCGAGCCttttactgtttactgt GATTCTGAGGAAAGTAAAGGCGATTATCTGTCAAGGACGTTACGGGTGACTTATCGCAAC TCTAGCCGAACTTTGAAACAGCTGCACTATGTCAACTGGCCGGATCACGGTGTACCGGACTCCATCCCTCCTATTCTGGAACTGTTGGAGGAGATGCGCTCCATTCAAGCCCATGATGACATCCCCATCTGCATTCACTGCAG TGCTGGCTGTGGTCGGACTGGAGCCCTGTGTGTCATTGATTACACCTGGAACCTCCTGAAGAATCAG atgATCACTCCAGATTTCTCAATCTACGACTTAGTCCAAAACATGAGAACCCAGAGGCCTTCGCTGGTTCAAACCAAG GAACAATATGAGCTGGTCTACAGAACCATCAAGGTGCTGTTCGAGAAATATCTGCAGTCCGCGGATGCACAGACCTGCAGAAACGAG GTGACAGTTATCCCGTCTGCTCCCCCGTCTGACCCTGTGAGCGAGCTCGCTGCCCTGGCTGAGGATTTGGATTTGCTGCCACAGTTGCAGCAGCTGCTTGACGAGGAGAGGAACTCTCTGCAGCAGTACCACCCTCTCTTCGCCCCTGCGTCGGAGAATCTCATCTCGCTGACGGACCAGCAGCAATGGTACCTGACCGAGACCCATCCTGAGGCTCTGGCCACCACCCAGGACCCGCAGCAGGGGTTCAGGACCTCACCCATACTGTTGCACGCCAGCCAGAGAGCCCCTGCAGCGGAGGACGGGATACCTGAGAGCTACGACGTACCATCGCTGAACCCTCCACCTTCACCGGCCGTGGCAGCGGCCCTTTGTCTGATGGTGGAGGACCCCTACTTTGACTCTCCGCTGAGCTCCCCTTCATCAGAGGAGGCACCAGTGGACTCTACTCAAAACGACAAACAATGGACACTTAGCCCGATCTTCAGCACGCCCTCACTGTGTCTGAACGACCAGACACTCGAGCAAACCTCTCCTGCCTCAG GTTCTAAAGATTCAGATGTGGAGGTTCCTCCTCCCCTACCTCAACGAACCCCTGAATCCTACGAGCTGGCTGTGGATGCAG AGGACTCAGATCCCTGTGAAAGGTTAATGGTCATCTTTCCACCCaatgctgctgctgaggctgtCAGGGAGTTGGGAG GCAGCCCCCCCTCACCTGTCCCCCCACTTCCAGAGAGAACCCCAGAATCATTTGAGTTGGCTATTGATCTAG CTCCCGTGGAGCAGAAGCCAGAGATCAGCCCGGCAGCGAACCTGAACAGAATAGGAATGTCCTCCGAGTGGTCCGGCGACTCGAAGCCAGCTGCCACTGCGTCTCAGGATGAGGTGAAACCTTGGGTGAGAAGTAAG AGTCTGAGAGCAAAAATGACCTTCACAG CGCACCCTGATGTTGCATCGAGCACCACTTCAGACCTCCACCCTTACTGTCCGCCTCTGGATGCAGTGACTCCTCCGCTGCTTCCTCAAA CTGAGGAGAGCCTGACTCCTCCGCTCCCGGACAGAACCCCCGAGTCCTTCGTCCTCACTACAGAAGAGA TTCCCAAGAAGCCCGCCCTCTGCCCACAGCTGTTAGAAACACCACATCCCTCACCGAGGGTAGGCCTGTCATCGGAGTGGGACGGCTCCTCGCAGCCCAAGAAGTTCCTCGATGGGGTTATGAACAGGAGCAAG AGTGTTCGAGCCAAGAGTTCAAGACAAG AGCCCCTCACTGTCGCTCCGCAGCTCTCTTCACCTCCTGTGGTCGTGGCTGAAGGAGGAAGTG CTCAAGTCGGACAGGATGAGGCGAACCGCAGACCCTCCCTGAACACGTCAGGAAACAAGGCAGACAAGAGCAGCGAGAAGGGCATGTCTAGATCAAAA agtttaaagtttttcagacataaacaaaaac CTAAAGTCGCCCCTCCACCCATTCCCACTCAACCCGACGCACCACAACAATCATACGGCGCTTCGTCTTCAGTGTTTAAATTCG GATTCGGGAACCGTTTTGGAAAGCCAAAGGGACCCAGGACTTACCCGGAGACCTGGGTCTGA